In Populus trichocarpa isolate Nisqually-1 chromosome 12, P.trichocarpa_v4.1, whole genome shotgun sequence, a genomic segment contains:
- the LOC7487097 gene encoding uncharacterized protein LOC7487097, giving the protein MGRPEADSSSYETDQPQEHYEQTSEATQTQDDFSSHAYATNYNDSTQQDHYGSQYEDTPANNPQDQQPPPPPPPQQQQQQYNPPPANQGYGGQPAQPSQFPPQGPQTNPMYSNGPTRPAPYPPQGPQTNPTQPAPYPPQGQQTFQTQPAPYPPQSPMNPAAYPPKSPQTFPNQPAQFPPQPPQTNPMYPNGPNQPARFPQEMPQAFPPQAFQNAYQAPQPQVAQFPPKSPAPGIPMQVMNQQQQGWTTGIFDCMDDPTNALITALFPCVTFGQVAEIVDNGQTTCGTNGMIYGMVAFCIAMPCIVSCGYRSKLRAKYGLIEDPAPDWLTHCLFEWCALCQEYRELNNRGLDPSIGWQGNLARQNMMQAQVGMVPPMNQRMMP; this is encoded by the exons ATGGGACGTCCTGAAGCAGATTCTTCTTCGTATGAAACTGATCAGCCACAGGAACATTACGAGCAGACATCAGAAGCTACACAAACTCAAGATGATTTCTCTTCGCATGCATATGCAACTAACTATAATGATTCAACCCAACAAGATCACTACGGATCCCAGTATGAGGACACACCCGCAAATAACCCCCAGGAtcaacaaccaccaccaccaccacctcctcagcagcagcagcagcagtacAACCCGCCACCAGCTAATCAGGGATATGGGGGTCAACCAGCCCAGCCCTCACAGTTCCCGCCCCAAGGCCCACAAACCAATCCGATGTACTCAAATGGTCCCACTCGGCCTGCACCATATCCACCACAAGGACCACAAACAAATCCAACTCAGCCCGCACCATACCCACCACAGGGCCAACAAACGTTTCAAACTCAGCCCGCACCATACCCACCTCAGAGCCCAATGAATCCTGCAGCATACCCACCGAAAAGTCCACAAACATTTCCAAATCAGCCTGCTCAGTTCCCACCACAACCCCCACAAACTAACCCAATGTATCCAAATGGGCCAAATCAGCCAGCAAGATTCCCTCAAGAAATGCCCCAGGCATTCCCACCACAGGCCTTTCAAAATGCTTACCAAGCCCCTCAGCCTCAGGTAGCTCAATTCCCTCCAAAAAGTCCGGCACCTGGAATTCCAATGCAAGTCATGAATCAACAACAGCAGGGATGGACAACTGGGATATTTGACTGCATGGATGATCCAACAAATG CTCTCATAACAGCTTTGTTTCCATGCGTGACATTCGGTCAGGTCGCAGAAATTGTTGACAATGGCCAGACGA CATGCGGGACAAATGGAATGATCTATGGTATGGTGGCCTTCTGCATTGCCATGCCGTGCATAGTATCTTGCGGTTACCGCTCCAAGCTTAGAGCCAAGTACGGACTCATCGAGGACCCAGCACCGGACTGGCTCACTCACTGCCTTTTTGAATGGTGTGCTCTTTGTCAAGAATATAGAGAGCTTAATAACAGAGGCCTGGATCCTTCCATTG GATGGCAGGGAAATTTAGCGAGGCAGAATATGATGCAGGCTCAAGTTGGTATGGTGCCTCCAATGAACCAAAGAATGATGCCTTGA